A window from Thermovirga sp. encodes these proteins:
- a CDS encoding acyl-CoA thioesterase — MGPVVTTVIRVRYGETDQMGVVYYGNYLSWFEIGRTEFCRSLSTPYSEWERQGFFLPAVEAYVRYKNPLKYDERVHIKTSIREVTSYSITFDYSVTSEERNRLAAEGWTRHAFCGPDGRLLREPEPFFGWLVKISRSSSEEVVEREQ, encoded by the coding sequence ATGGGGCCAGTCGTCACGACGGTTATAAGGGTCAGGTATGGCGAGACGGACCAGATGGGGGTCGTTTATTACGGAAATTACCTCTCCTGGTTCGAGATCGGAAGGACCGAGTTCTGCAGGTCCCTTTCAACCCCCTATAGCGAATGGGAGAGGCAAGGGTTTTTCCTCCCTGCGGTAGAAGCCTATGTACGCTACAAGAACCCCCTTAAGTATGATGAAAGGGTCCATATAAAAACGAGCATCCGGGAGGTGACCTCTTACAGCATCACCTTCGACTACAGCGTGACGTCCGAGGAGCGCAACCGCCTGGCGGCGGAGGGGTGGACCAGGCATGCTTTCTGCGGACCCGATGGTCGGCTCCTCAGGGAACCGGAACCGTTTTTCGGCTGGTTGGTGAAAATATCCAGATCTTCATCGGAAGAGGTGGTTGAACGTGAGCAATAA